From one Pseudoliparis swirei isolate HS2019 ecotype Mariana Trench chromosome 5, NWPU_hadal_v1, whole genome shotgun sequence genomic stretch:
- the LOC130194126 gene encoding excitatory amino acid transporter 3-like: MENNVPRSFTVTAVVLGLVVGLILKFTATLSKLDKFLIQFPGELIFRLLHVVTTPLLITGVMTGVARLKRGSSGRMAFRASAITTLLSVTLALILALSIKPGVDSLKKEHPQDSNAFYFHDALLDLVRTVIPTNPILDCSRMHKTVRFVAEADEENLQPNAVRIKRGYVQGTNIMGLTVWAAILGLFLDNMAELGEAFLVRFRILNGPPIFWSTGFWACCHLPSCPWSQALSCRLTTGR; this comes from the exons ATGGAGAACAACGTTCCGAGAAGCTTCACGGTCACAGCGGTTGTTCTGG GTCTTGTCGTGGGCTTGATTTTGAAGTTCACCGCCACGCTGTCCAAACTGGACAAATTCCTGATCCAATTTCCCGGAGAGCTTATATTTCGTCTGCTGCATGTGGTGAccactcctctcctcatcacaggtgtgatgacag GTGTTGCTCGTCTAAAACGTGGATCTTCAGGAAGGATGGCTTTTCGTGCGTCAGCCATAACGACTTTGCTTTCTGTGACTTTGG CGCTGATCCTGGCTCTGTCCATCAAGCCAGGAGTGGATTCCCTGAAAAAAGAACATCCACAAGATTCCAACGCCTTCTATTTTCACGACGCCTTGTTGGATCTAGTCAG gacCGTTATCCCAACAAACCCGATCCTGGACTGCTCCCGCATG CACAAGACTGTGAGGTTTGTGGCTGAAGCGGATGAGGAAAATCTGCAGCCG AATGCTGTGAGAATTAAGAGGGGATATGTTCAAGGCACCAACATAATGGGCCTGACTGTCTGGGCCGCTATTCTGGGCCTGTTTCTGGACAACATGGCAGAACTTGGGGAAGCCTTTTTAGTGCGCTTTAGGATCCTCAACGGGCCTCCCATATTTTGGTCCACTGGATTCTGGG CCTGTTGCCACTTGCCATCGTGTCCATGGTCGCAGGCATTGTCGTGCAGGCTGACGACTGGGAGATAG
- the LOC130194125 gene encoding neutral amino acid transporter A-like produces MKDNFPAIKTAFVTPSSSASNRNGTVIYDVVAAVFIAQIHHIDWDLGTLIMIALTSAVPSTGGTGTPATGAVAVFFILTVVNVPANEACLLVHYLLERCNAVINVLGDCIVGVALSDVRVEEELGQEMQSRSSFHVSQSGGRADEPGPPRAEQQEEEEEQEEEDVL; encoded by the exons ATGAAGGACAATTTTCCTGCCATAAAGACTGCATTTGTTACCCCTTCCAG ctccgcctccaacaGGAACGGAACTGTGATTTATGATGTGGTCGCAGCAGTCTTCATCGCCCAAATCCACCACATCGATTGGGACTTAGGCACGCTCATCATGATCGC TTTGACATCAGCAGTGCCGAGCACTGGAGGAACTGGGACCCCAGCTACAGGAGCAGTGGCCGTCTTTTTTATCTTGACTGTGGTGAACGTACCTGCAAATGAAGCCTGCCTTCTCGTGCACTATCTCCT AGAACGCTGCAACGCCGTCATCAACGTCCTGGGCGACTGCATCGTCGGCGTGGCTCTCAGTGACGTGAGAGTCGAGGAGGAGCTCGGACAGGAGATGCAAAG CAGAAGCAGTTTCCACGTGTCTCAGTCCGGAGGACGAGCTGACGAGCCGGGCCCCCCGAGAgccgagcagcaggaggaggaggaggagcaggaggaggaggatgtgctgTGA